A DNA window from Salvelinus sp. IW2-2015 linkage group LG4q.1:29, ASM291031v2, whole genome shotgun sequence contains the following coding sequences:
- the phlda2 gene encoding pleckstrin homology-like domain family A member 2, which produces MKMSAEQISEVLKEGELEKRSDNLLQFWKRKTCVLTTDSLNIYADTQKRTKSKELKLQSIKKVDCVERTGKFVYFTIVTTDNKEIDFRCSGEDNCWNAVITMALIDFQNRKAIQDFKTRQDDESGSPGQHESRMARAP; this is translated from the coding sequence atgaaaatgtcAGCAGAGCAGATTTCCGAGGTCCTGAAAGAGGGAGAGCTGGAGAAGAGGAGTGACAACCTCCTTCAGTTCTGGAAAAGGAAGACGTGTGTCCTGACCACGGATAGCCTCAACATCTACGCCGACACGCAGAAGCGAACCAAGAGCAAGGAGCTCAAACTCCAGTCTATCAAGAAAGTGGACTGTGTTGAGCGCACCGGCAAGTTTGTCTACTTCACCATTGTTACCACGGACAATAAGGAGATCGATTTTCGGTGCTCCGGTGAAGATAACTGCTGGAATGCAGTGATCACCATGGCACTGATTGACTTCCAGAACAGAAAGGCTATTCAGGACTTTAAAACGCGACAGGACGACGAGAGCGGGTCCCCGGGACAGCACGAGAGCCGCATGGCCAGAGCTCCCTGA